A region from the Fusarium musae strain F31 chromosome 1, whole genome shotgun sequence genome encodes:
- the LSM2 gene encoding U6 snRNA-associated Sm-like protein LSm2 (EggNog:ENOG41): MLFFRYYRTIFYVVNALVRTLTRYSYSFFKTLIDHEVTVELKNDIQLKGILKSVDQYLNIKLDDIQVVEELKYPHLSSVKNVFIRGSVVRYVHLPGASVDTQLLEDATRREAAAQQAKAK; encoded by the exons ATGCTCTTTTTCAGGTACTATCGAACTATCTTCTATGTGGTTAACGCCCTTGTTCGCACACTGACACGCTATTCATACAGCTTTTTCAAGACACTCATTGACCATGAGGTCACTGTAGAGCTCAAGAACGACATTCAACTAAAGGGAATTCTCAAGAGCGTGGATCAGTacctcaacatcaagctcGATGACATccaggttgttgaggagctcaaATACCCTCATCTT AGCTCTGTCAAGAACGTCTTTATCCGAGGCTCAGTTGTGAGATACGTTCATCTTCCCGGCGCGTCAGTTGACACACAGCTGCTGGAGGATGCTACACGGAGGG aagcagcagctcaACAAGCTAAGGCGAAATGA
- a CDS encoding hypothetical protein (BUSCO:EOG09264XVU): MLPTPDTSHVPYERVYEPAEDSYLLLDTLSSAAETEYLQKAFPDIAPLVVEVGTGSGVVLAFVHAHAQKLFGTREVLTAGVDMNAFACRATVGTVAKAACDNPDSHAFYLGSCMGDLTTPWRKGTIDVLIFNPPYVPTPEMPARPDSFTADDLAVSTKPSFDDDSYLLALSYAGGLDGMETTDRLIEALPQTLSRRGCAYLLLCAQNKPDRVKSRIEGFGPEWRAQTVGNSGKQAGWEKLQIVRIWRDYSKAVE, encoded by the coding sequence ATGCTACCAACACCAGACACTTCGCACGTCCCATATGAGCGAGTCTACGAACCTGCCGAGGACTCATACCTCCTCTTGGACACGCTCTCATCAGCTGCAGAGACCGAGTATCTCCAAAAAGCGTTTCCCGACATAGCGCCGCTCGTGGTGGAGGTCGGCACAGGCTCAGGCGTCGTCCTCGCCTTTGTCCACGCACATGCGCAAAAGCTTTTTGGCACACGTGAGGTCCTGACTGCGGGAGTTGACATGAACGCCTTTGCATGCCGGGCTACAGTCGGAACAGTTGCAAAGGCAGCCTGTGACAACCCCGACTCACATGCATTTTATCTGGGTTCATGTATGGGAGATCTCACAACTCCATGGCGCAAGGGCACCATCGacgtcctcatcttcaacccgCCATATGTGCCCACGCCTGAGATGCCTGCCAGACCAGACTCGTTTACCGCAGACGACCTCGCAGTCAGCACAAAGCCTTCGTTTGACGACGATTCGTATCTGCTGGCCTTATCTTATGCAGGCGGCTTAGATGGTATGGAGACAACAGACAGACTGATCGAGGCACTACCCCAAACCCTGTCCCGACGCGGCTGTGCCTACCTCCTTCTCTGCGCTCAGAACAAGCCAGATCGAGTCAAGAGTCGCATTGAGGGATTTGGGCCTGAATGGCGGGCTCAAACTGTTGGGAACAGCGGCAAACAGGCCGGATGGGAGAAGCTGCAGATCGTACGGATATGGCGAGACTATTCAAAAGCCGtagaataa
- a CDS encoding hypothetical protein (EggNog:ENOG41) yields MISGRGGAGARGRIRPPRRIVRPNETAEGSDFEACWKMLDEALRDIHMKNCSRLSFEELYRAAYKMVLKKKGELLYDRVKAFEEQWFADHVIPKIRELVSKSLINIGAERTSTTSVNERRQTGERFLKGLRDTWEDHNMSMNMTADILMYLDRGYAQLEAQRTPIFATTIALFRDHILRSSLNTNTKSKVIDILISVVLDQIDMEREGDIIDRNLIRSCSRMLSSLYETEEEKENDKLYMTVFEPRFLENSKTYYAAECEKLLRESDAGAWLRHTQLRLNEEIDRCGTTIELETLPKVTQTIDQELIVKHLSEFLALEGSGLKWMIDNDKIDDLSILYKLISRVDSKKTALRDILQSRVVELGLEIEKVLKNTDFSSGHGEGDEAGEGEKTKILNPAAQQTAAAIKWVDDVLRLKDKFDNLWARCFQGDLIIQSALTKSFSDFINMFSRSSEYVSLFIDDNLKRGIKGKTEAEVDIVLEKAIVLIRYLQDRDLFQTYYQRHLARRLLHGKSESHDVEKQIISRMKQELGQQFTSKFEGMFRDLVTSTELTSGYRDHIRDLGDGSGKTIDLNINVLTTNYWPPEVMGRTTQIGEGSRVTCTYPPELRRLQASFEQYYLTNRNGRKLTWIGTTGSSDVKCTFPAIPGKSGPLSRERRYEINVPTFAMVVLLLFNDLGEGQSLTFEEIQAKTNISTPDLMRTLTAIAVAPKSRVLMKDPANKSVKAGDKFSFNASFQSKTIRIKAPIINAVSKVEDNTERKNTEEKNNQTRAHVVDAAIVRIMKSRKELSHSQLTSEVLSQLSGSFRPEVALIKKRIEDLIAREYLERPDEDDAPTLYRYVA; encoded by the exons ATGATCTCGGGACGTGGAGGAGCCGGCGCTCGGGGAAGGAttcgtcctcctcgtcgcaTTGTGCGT CCAAATGAAACTGCCGAGGGTTCCGATTTCGAGGCTTGCTGGAAGATGCTAGATGAAGCCCTGCGCGACATTCACATGAAGAACTGCAGCCGACTGTCATTCGAGGAGCTGTACCGAGCCGCGTACAAGATGGTTCTCAAGAAGAAAGGCGAATTGCTTTATGATAGGGTCAAAGCTTTCGAGGAACAGTGGTTCGCAGATCATGTTATTCCCAAGATTCGAGAACTCGTCAGCAAGAGCCTGATCAACATTGGCGCCGAACGGACCTCGACGACGTCCGTCAATGAGAGACGGCAGACAGGAGAGAGGTTTCTCAAAGGGCTGCGTGATACTTGGGAAGATCACAACATGTCAATGAACATGACCGCCGATATTCTTATGTATCTTGATAGGGGCTACGCGCAGCTCGAGGCCCAACGAACCCCCATCTTCGCCACCACCATCGCGCTTTTCCGTGATCATATTCTACGGTCTTCGCTGAACACCAACACAAAGAGCAAGGTGATCGACATACTTATATCAGTGGTCCTCGACCAGATCGATATGGAGCGCGAAGGAGACATCATCGACAGAAATCTCATTCGAAGCTGCAGTCGAatgctcagcagcctctaCGAAaccgaagaagagaaggaaaacgATAAACTGTACATGACAGTATTCGAACCTCGCTTCCTCGAGAACAGCAAGACATACTATGCCGCCGAGTGTGAGAAACTACTACGCGAATCGGATGCTGGAGCTTGGTTGCGACACACCCAACTGCGACTGAACGAAGAAATCGATCGATGCGGAACAACAATCGAGCTAGAAACATTACCCAAAGTCACGCAAACTATCGATCAAGAACTCATAGTCAAGCACCTGTCCGAATTTTTGGCTCTTGAAGGGAGCGGCCTGAAATGGATGATTGACAATGACAAGATTGATGACCTCTCGATTCTCTACAAGCTCATCTCCAGGGTCGATTCAAAGAAGACTGCTTTGCGAGACATTTTACAAAGTCGCGTGGTTGAGCTAGGCctggagattgagaaggTACTGAAGAACACTGATTTCTCGTCTGGTCATGGCGAAGGAGACGAGGCCGGTGAAGGGGAAAAGACAAAGATCTTAAATCCTGCGGCGCAGCAGACAGCTGCTGCGATCAAATGGGTAGACGATGTACTCCGTCTGAAGGACAAGTTCGATAACCTCTGGGCTCGTTGCTTCCAAGGAGATCTTATTATCCAAAGTGCATTGACCAAGAGCTTCTCTGACTTTATCAACATGTTCAGCCGCAGTTCTGAGTATGTCTCTCTGTTTATCGATGACAACCTAAAGAGAGGCATCAAAGGCAAGACAGAGGCAGAAGTCGATATCGTTCTAGAGAAAGCTATCGTCCTGATTCGATACCTCCAGGATAGAGATCTGTTCCAGACATATTACCAGAGACATCTGGCAAGACGCCTGCTTCACGGAAAGTCCGAAAGCCATGATGTTGAAAAGCAGATCATTTCCCGAATGAAACAAGAACTCGGCCAACAGTTCACCAGCAAGTTTGAAGGCATGTTCAGAGATCTTGTCACGTCAACAGAACTGACTAGCGGCTACCGTGACCATATTCGTGACCTGGGAGATGGCAGTGGCAAAACCATCGACCTTAACATCAACGTTCTCACTACAAACTACTGGCCGCCCGAGGTCATGGGCCGGACTACGCAGATTGGCGAAGGATCTCGTGTTACTTGCACATATCCCCCTGAACTGCGACGATTGCAGGCGAGCTTTGAGCAGTACTATCTAACTAACCGTAATGGACGCAAGCTCACCTGGATTGGAACCACTGGCAGTTCAGATGTCAAATGTACCTTTCCGGCCATCCCTGGAAAGTCCGGCCCGCTCTCTCGGGAGCGAAGATACGAGATCAACGTACCAACCTTTGCGATGGTTGTcttgcttctcttcaacGACCTTGGGGAGGGCCAGTCATTAACCTTCGAAGAGATCCAAGCTAAGACCAACATCTCAACTCCAGATCTCATGAGGACGCTGACAGCTATTGCTGTAGCACCCAAATCTCGCGTGTTGATGAAGGATCCTGCCAACAAGTCCGTAAAAGCAGGCGATAAGTTTTCCTTCAATGCATCTTTCCAGAGTAAGACCATACGAATCAAAGCACCCATCATCAACGCGGTCTCCAAGGTCGAAGATAATACGGAACGAAAGAACACTGAGGAAAAGAACAACCAAACCAGAGCTCACGTTGTCGATGCGGCAATTGTGCGAATCATGAA ATCTCGAAAGGAGCTTTCTCACTCGCAGCTCACTAGTGAAGTTCTTTCACAACTCTCCGGCAGTTTCCGTCCCGAGGTCGCCCTCATCAAGAAGCGTATTGAGGATCTCATCGCAAGAGAATATCTTGAGCGCcctgatgaagatgacgcgCCAACTTTGTATCGCTATGTGGCGTAG
- a CDS encoding hypothetical protein (EggNog:ENOG41), whose amino-acid sequence MSSLQVRGPDFSATKQKAIEDAKKMQKVVAEQCSKVGKDPPQYRLSELIGKGSFGRVYKATSLTTNQLVAVKIIDIEESDTVNPKLADTYSDLLKEISALQLLSNSGAKNINHVIDALPVGQSMWMITEYCAGGSVATLMKPTSPGGLQEKWIIPILREVAEAVYWVHDQGIIHRDIKCANILVTEEGNVQLCDFGVAGVIETKFDKRSTVIGTPHWMAPELFDPAASYGTEVDIWAFGAMVYEIASGLPPSVAAGMMDFNRLGSYLKQHIPRLDGDRYSQGLKDLVAYCLVDDPKKRPPIEQIQRHRYIFNTQDAYPASSLAHLVRGYKLWEAQGGVRKSLFSAGGAQGPSDLANLALDNDEWNFSTTAAFDQQVLQTGDAQAVFDVYGSNVDFKQDEFDDASRTQKPKSRRRPPPHLPSVKAPLEKLFDPNTISNYEDNSRAYYGRPFPPPVADFTPPPPPPASDLPLRDDSSQSPGVRESLIDLDMSLDGSNLSEFVDLNTIRAGDPRASTDYDFGDVSYNKPPLSDPADMMNNNRRTRDWKFPSMAPPASANPEMFRFPFNDDQGPSTSRLIHPPTEPIQPSAQFNDLAVPSPVNNRASSGSLIDLDMGLADPIPMSDYTRPSTSHSDVGSLAGSELGGADPFQLEKHASLYLMPSSIREPSIYVSDDSEFANAIADLSLNNTQRHDPQMSYQQTQVPLYHPQGQPQSSQTDGSTPSERPYSLSEFADTDPESFTQTLAAPELQPPPLQPQLDRPPVRDEFPRSYQQQQPSLPPAPTAPSPQVMEGQASSEHVKEELRRMAMSLSDHLSHANTYLSGLPLRRASTTRMESIETP is encoded by the coding sequence ATGTCGTCGCTTCAAGTCAGAGGGCCGGATTTTTCGGCCACAAAGCAGAAAGCGATTGAAGATGCAAAGAAAATGCAAAAAGTGGTTGCCGAGCAGTGCTCAAAAGTCGGAAAGGATCCTCCACAGTATCGACTTTCAGAGCTCATTGGCAAAGGCAGTTTTGGCCGGGTCTACAAGGCCACCTCTCTAACAACGAATCAGCTGGTTGCCGTCAAAATCATCGACATTGAAGAGAGTGACACAGTTAACCCGAAACTCGCCGATACATATAGCGACTTGCTCAAGGAAATCAGTGCCCTGCAACTGCTCAGCAATAGTGGcgccaagaacatcaatcATGTTATCGATGCTCTTCCTGTCGGGCAGTCCATGTGGATGATTACAGAATATTGCGCTGGAGGCAGCGTGGCTACCCTCATGAAACCAACCTCACCGGGTGGCCTTCAGGAAAAATGGATTATTCCAATTTTGCGCGAAGTAGCCGAAGCTGTCTACTGGGTTCATGATCAGGGTATTATCCATAGAGACATCAAGTGTGCCAATATCTTGGTCACGGAGGAAGGAAACGTCCAGCTTTGTGACTTTGGAGTTGCTGGTGTTATTGAAACCAAATTTGACAAGCGCTCAACGGTCATTGGTACACCCCATTGGATGGCCCCGGAACTGTTCGACCCTGCGGCATCTTATGGTACTGAGGTGGATATATGGGCTTTTGGCGCCATGGTCTATGAAATTGCATCGGGTCTACCACCAAGCGTAGCTGCAGGCATGATGGACTTCAACAGACTAGGCTCATACCTCAAACAACACATCCCTCGACTTGATGGCGACCGATATTCCCAAGGGTTGAAAGACCTCGTGGCGTACTGCTTGGTTGATGACCCTAAGAAACGCCCACCAATTGAACAAATCCAGAGACACCGTTACATATTCAACACGCAGGATGCTTATCCTGCTTCGAGCTTGGCACACTTGGTTAGAGGCTACAAGTTGTGGGAAGCTCAAGGTGGTGTTCGCAAGTCCCTCTTCTCCGCGGGAGGAGCCCAGGGCCCATCTGACCTCGCTAACTTGGCCTTGGACAATGATGAGTGGAACTTCAGCACAACCGCTGCGTTCGATCAACAGGTGCTCCAAACTGGCGACGCTCAAGCTGTGTTTGATGTCTATGGCTCCAACGTTGACTTCAAGCAGGATGAATTCGACGATGCTTCTAGAACCCAAAAACCGAAATCACGTCGACGTCCGCCACCTCACCTTCCTTCCGTCAAAGCACCACTGGAAAAGCTATTTGACCCAAATACGATATCGAACTACGAGGACAACTCACGAGCATATTATGGCCGTCCGTTTCCTCCGCCTGTTGCCGATTTCACCCCTCCACCCCCGCCTCCTGCGTCGGATTTACCTCTAAGAGACGACTCATCTCAGTCTCCTGGAGTGAGAGAATCCCTGATTGATCTTGACATGTCCCTAGACGGTAGCAATCTCTCCGAGTTTGTTGACCTGAACACAATTAGAGCTGGAGATCCCAGGGCATCGACCGACTATGACTTTGGAGATGTCTCCTACAACAAACCACCACTTAGTGACCCGGCAGATATGATGAACAACAACCGCAGAACACGAGATTGGAAGTTCCCTTCCATGGCCCCTCCCGCCTCAGCAAACCCGGAAATGTTCAGATTTCCGTTCAACGATGACCAAGGGCCAAGTACCAGCCGCCTGATCCACCCTCCGACAGAGCCAATCCAGCCTTCGGCGCAGTTCAATGACCTTGCGGTTCCCTCACCAGTCAACAACCGAGCGTCATCAGGCAGTCTCATTGACTTGGACATGGGTCTAGCTGATCCCATTCCTATGAGCGACTATACAAGGCCGTCCACATCACACTCGGACGTAGGATCCTTGGCTGGCTCGGAGTTAGGAGGGGCTGATCCTTTCCAGCTAGAAAAGCACGCCTCTCTTTACCTTATGCCCAGCAGTATACGAGAACCATCCATCTATGTATCTGATGATTCTGAGTTTGCAAATGCCATTGCGGACCTCTCGCTGAATAACACCCAGCGACATGATCCTCAGATGTCCTATCAGCAAACACAGGTTCCCCTGTATCATCCCCAGGGACAACCCCAATCTTCCCAGACCGACGGGAGCACCCCGAGTGAAAGGCCCTACTCCCTTAGCGAGTTCGCCGATACTGACCCTGAATCTTTTACTCAAACGCTTGCCGCCCCTGAACTTCAACCTCCTCcacttcagcctcaactAGATCGGCCACCAGTTCGGGACGAGTTCCCTCGATcttatcaacaacaacagccatcCCTCCCACCTGCACCTACTGCACCCTCACCCCAAGTTATGGAAGGCCAGGCCTCATCAGAACATGTCAAGGAGGAGCTTCGACGCATGGCCATGAGCCTAAGTGATCATCTCAGCCACGCGAATACATACTTGTCGGGTCTTCCACTTCGAAGAGCGAGCACAACAAGGATGGAGTCTATTGAGACCCCTTGA
- a CDS encoding hypothetical protein (BUSCO:EOG09261HQU), protein MVAPRKSSQSHTPKKTISHLPKKSVKANQSILSFFSKAEKHEASLFLGAAPDPIEHEDLYTADDANDSIRCNEAESPYKKRKLSEEPEQLPKIKVSVKAEQVARAEDRSSPAKYDGETSRKSTKSKIKTPFVMDSDSEEESEDDIVATNNKPEKNGQCTELSPQNEVQTDGFTKIDEKKEADITTQALKREDSTYQQFDDLGEIVDEEFPDLADLEGEEMRVMRYMREQARLEAEEAGISSEDLADDPLDDDHTAECCPICSGSLAGISIDEATRHVNSCLDGHPIPLPKPEQTTPKQIKSENPISAIPISTPEVPSADVSKRFARAAVPRPGQANPFEVISFGPAPKSAFSKLMSNNVEDSAWQEAAAAEHASRGKQAYERTCPFYKIMPGFSICVDAFRYGAVQGCKAYFLSHFHSDHYIGLTARWCHGPIYCSKVTGSLVRNQLRTAAKWVVELEFDKSYDIPGTEGAKVTMIPANHCPGSSLFLFEKTMKQGPNSRVQRILHCGDFRACPAHVRHPLLKPETIDAISGKSKQQKIDICYLDTTYLNPRYSFPPQNDVIKACADLCGSLSPDPNCKDDIWEKASGQGTPAVSKFFPNTKPDENAKVDTTKKHPQRLLVICGTYSIGKERICISIAKALKSKIFASPGKIKICKQLDDPELTALLTSDPLEAQVHMQMLMEIRAETLQEYLNSYKPYFSRIVGLRPSGWNFRPAGKTIGANTPPGSIHTQQILHDKGWRTRFGYKDFIPQRGSTKEAMCFGVPYSEHSSFRELAMFVMSLRIEKVIPTVNVGSEQSRKRMKGWIDRWLSERRRAGLVMPLIEGQDDDRVSEQELWDGKPGKAGGAFW, encoded by the coding sequence ATGGTGGCACCGAGAAAGTCCAGCCAGTCTCATACACCAAAGAAGACTATCTCACATTTGCCCAAAAAGTCAGTCAAGGCCAATCAAAGTATCCTTAGCTTTTTTAGCAAGGCTGAAAAACATGAGGCCTCTCTGTTTCTTGGGGCTGCACCGGACCCTATTGAGCACGAAGATCTCTACACTGCCGATGACGCCAACGACTCGATCCGATGCAACGAGGCTGAATCACCCTACAAAAAGAGGAAACTGAGCGAAGAGCCCGAACAATTGCCCAAGATCAAAGTCTCGGTAAAAGCTGAGCAGGTGGCCAGAGCTGAAGACCGATCCTCACCCGCCAAGTATGATGGCGAAACCTCACGCAAATCAACAAAATCCAAAATCAAGACTCCATTCGTTATGGATTCGGATAGTGAGGAGGAGTCTGAGGACGATATTGTGGCCACAAACAACAAGCCTGAAAAGAATGGCCAATGTACGGAGCTTTCCCCGCAAAACGAGGTCCAAACGGACGGTTTTACTAAGATCgatgaaaagaaggaagcAGATATTACCACACAAGCCTTGAAACGGGAAGACTCAACATACCAACAATTCGACGATCTCGGAGAAATAGTAGACGAGGAGTTCCCGGACCTGGCCGATCTCGAAGGGGAGGAAATGCGAGTAATGCGTTACATGAGAGAGCAAGCTAGGTTAGAAGCGGAGGAAGCTGGGATTTCAAGCGAAGACCTGGCCGATGACCcccttgatgatgatcatACGGCAGAGTGTTGTCCCATATGTAGCGGGAGCCTGGCAGGGATCTCCATAGATGAAGCAACACGGCATGTTAATTCTTGTCTTGACGGACACCCGATCCCGTTGCCGAAACCGGAGCAAACGACACCAAAACAAATCAAGTCGGAAAACCCAATTTCAGCGATTCCTATCTCGACCCCTGAGGTCCCTTCGGCCGACGTCAGCAAAAGATTTGCACGGGCTGCTGTTCCCAGGCCCGGTCAAGCGAACCCTTTCGAAGTTATAAGTTTTGGCCCGGCACCAAAGTCTGCTTTCTCGAAGCTCATGTCCAATAATGTTGAGGATTCAGCATGGcaagaggctgctgctgctgagcacGCTTCCCGAGGAAAGCAAGCATATGAGAGGACGTGCCCTTTCTACAAGATCATGCCCGGATTTTCTATTTGCGTAGACGCTTTCCGGTATGGCGCCGTCCAGGGTTGCAAAGCATATTTCTTGAGTCACTTTCATAGTGACCACTACATCGGCCTTACAGCAAGATGGTGTCACGGCCCTATATACTGCAGCAAGGTCACGGGCAGCCTTGTTAGAAATCAACTTCGTACAGCGGCAAAATGGGTTGTGGAGCTTGAATTTGACAAATCCTACGACATACCAGGGACAGAAGGCGCGAAAGTAACGATGATACCGGCAAATCATTGTCCGGGAagctctctcttcctttttgAAAAGACTATGAAGCAAGGCCCCAACAGCCGTGTTCAACGCATATTACACTGTGGAGACTTCCGAGCTTGCCCTGCTCATGTCAggcatcctcttctcaagcCAGAGACTATCGACGCGATCTCTGGAAAGTCCAAGCAACAAAAGATTGATATCTGCTACTTGGACACTACGTATCTCAATCCACGATACTCCTTCCCACCCCAGAATGATGTTATCAAGGCCTGCGCCGATCTTTGTGGCTCATTGTCTCCTGATCCCAATTGCAAAGACGATATTTGGGAAAAGGCTAGCGGTCAAGGAACTCCAGCAGTCAGCAAGTTCTTCCCAAACACGAAACCGGATGAGAACGCAAAAGTGGACACCACAAAGAAACACCCTCAACGGCTGCTCGTAATTTGCGGAACGTACTCTATTGGAAAAGAACGCATATGCATCTCCATCGCTAAAGCACTCAAATCCAAGATCTTTGCATCAcctggcaagatcaagatctgCAAACAGCTGGACGACCCGGAGCTCACGGCACTCCTTACATCTGATCCCCTCGAGGCACAGGTGCATATGCAGATGTTGATGGAGATTCGTGCAGAAACTCTTCAGGAATACCTAAACAGCTATAAACCGTACTTTAGTCGTATTGTAGGACTTCGGCCAAGTGGTTGGAACTTCCGACCAGCAGGCAAAACCATCGGTGCGAACACACCACCTGGCAGCATTCATACTCAGCAGATCCTTCACGACAAGGGCTGGCGAACACGATTTGGatataaagattttattCCACAGAGAGGCAGTACCAAGGAAGCCATGTGCTTTGGGGTTCCTTACTCAGAACACAGTAGCTTCCGAGAGCTCGCCATGTTTGTTATGAGCTTGAGAATAGAGAAAGTCATTCCAACAGTCAATGTAGGGAGTGAGCAGTCAAGAAAGCGCATGAAGGGTTGGATAGACCGCTGGCTTTCAGAAAGAAGACGGGCTGGATTGGTGATGCCACTCATTGAAGGTCAAGACGATGATAGGGTGTCAGAGCAGGAACTCTGGGATGGCAAACCTGGTAAAGCCGGCGGAGCATTCTGGTGA
- the SMD1 gene encoding mRNA splicing protein smd1 (EggNog:ENOG41~BUSCO:EOG09265FL1): MKLVRFLMKCANETVTIELKNGTIVHGTISSVSPQMNTALRTVKMTIKGQEPISLETMNIRGSTIRYFILPDSLPLDTLLIDDAPKPKNKARKEAERGGRGGRGRGGPRGRGRGGGRGRGGRP; this comes from the exons ATGAAGCTGGTTCG TTTTCTCATGAAATGCGCCAACGAAACGGTGACAATCGAGTTGAAAAATG GAACCATTGTTCACGGCACCATTTCCTCAGTCTCCCCTCAGATGAACACCGCCCTCCGAACCGTCAAGATGACCATCAAGGGTCAGGAGCCTATCTCTCTAGAGACGATGAATATCCGAGGTTCTACAATCCGATATTTCATCCTGCCCGACTCCTTACCCCTCGATACACTGTTGATCGACGACGCCCCTAAGCCGAAGAACAAGGCCAGAAAGGAGGCAGAGCGGGGTGGGCGAGGAGGTCGGGGCAGAGGCGGTCCCAGGGGACGCGGACGTGGTGGAGGCCGCGGTCGCGGAGGACGGCCCTAA